A part of Larimichthys crocea isolate SSNF chromosome VII, L_crocea_2.0, whole genome shotgun sequence genomic DNA contains:
- the LOC104927659 gene encoding probable G-protein coupled receptor 149: MSTTHLSSPAPNQSYLSTATYEKTDPAGVARQILLMLFGLCVTIAAATFVGGVYSLLSLLRMRRKTSLCVIVASMSVDDLLSVVPLSLFMLLQWETDGSGGSSSLCTLSGLLYVFQGVSSNMKACLIAAYTFYVTKRFGVLQSVRRPLRVMWAIAGVWAVSLTVSVLPLCGWGSFTPAALGCFPESDSFYTLLLFSLYSLCFCGLLFFFIPLTYQLLCSREPQRTLLYPSYLEMSKGLSGSAPLCELQSFSRDSLNKSFDAYNELSPSSCGTELREKEDNCLSPVSVNGQRTAAVEDTPVVFAQKRFSMILAVVRVVLWMPMMTLVLVRHALNARSSSLETLSFFLTLLAPAATPLFVLSERWIHMPCGCFINCKRDPTQEPSVMKRRFEFNLSFQQGYGVYKLSHATMSQNSLPLEKPAYHSLFNCDFPNTRLDALESGGLSNLGPDFDFSTTRPVDSSSHADLLLEAVSGGGEALADCPSLPHVNHGEDGDFRCVPSLSSHHLEQDHNLGDTLSVFDGTERRLSHEECRKIELTDWEWCRSKSERTPRQRSSGGLSIPLCAFQGTVSLQAPTGKTLSLSTYEVSSDGLKISPNNAKKVEVYRSKSVGHEPNADDPASGGQAGDVNVSSVGMGMGIGMEMGIGAGVGDTNVKIHLEVLEICDNEEAMDSVSIISNISQSSTHARSPSLRYSRRENRFVSCDLGETASYSLLIPSGGNPEAETINITIPDTVEAHRLNSRRQTQESSGYREEIQLLNEAYRKQAGETEE, from the exons ATGTCAACGACGCACCTCAGCTCCCCGGCGCCCAACCAGAGCTACCTTTCCACGGCCACCTACGAGAAGACAGACCCCGCGGGGGTGGCGAGGCAAATTCTCCTGATGCTTTTCGGCTTGTGCGTAACGATCGCTGCCGCTACCTTTGTCGGAGGTGTGTATTCGCTGCTTTCTCTCCTCCGGATGAGGAGAAAAACCTCCCTGTGTGTCATTGTAGCTTCCATGTCGGTGGACGACCTTCTCAGCGTGGTCCCTCTCTCCTTGTTCATGCTCCTACAGTGGGAGACAGATGGAAGTGGAGGGTCGAGCAGCCTCTGCACTTTATCTGGACTTCTGTACGTGTTCCAGGGTGTTTCTAGCAATATGAAGGCTTGCCTTATAGCAGCCTATACTTTTTATGTCACCAAGAGGTTTGGAGTGCTTCAATCTGTTCGCCGGCCCCTGAGAGTGATGTGGGCTATTGCCGGTGTGTGGGCGGTTAGCCTGACCGTTAGTGTTTTACCTTTGTGCGGATGGGGCAGCTTTACGCCAGCCGCTCTCGGGTGTTTCCCAGAGAGCGACAGTTTTTACaccctgctgcttttctctttatACTCCCTGTGTTTCTGCggtttgttatttttctttatccCCCTCACCTACCAGCTGCTGTGCTCCAGAGAGCCCCAGAGGACTTTACTGTACCCGAGCTATTTGGAGATGTCGAAAGGACTGAGTGGCTCCGCTCCACTCTGTGAACTCCAGTCATTTTCCCGGGACAGCCTGAACAAAAGTTTCGATGCCTACAACGAGCTGAGCCCAAGTTCATGTGGGACAGAGCTCAGGGAGAAAGAGGACAACTGTCTGTCCCCAGTGTCTGTCAACGGGCAGAGGACAGCTGCTGTCGAGGACACACCGGTGGTGTTTGCGCAAAAGCGCTTTTCCATGATCCTGGCGGTTGTCCGAGTTGTTTTGTGGATGCCAATGATG ACTTTGGTGCTGGTGCGCCATGCACTGAATGCACGTAGCTCATCCCTGGAGACTTTGAGCTTCTTCCTCACTCTTCTTGCCCCAGCGGCCACTCCGTTATTCGTGCTGTCTGAGCGCTGGATCCACATGCCATGTGGCTGCTTCATTAACTGCAAACGGGATCCAACACAAGAGCCCTCAG TGATGAAAAGAAGATTTGAATTCAACCTTTCCTTCCAACAAGGCTATGGAGTGTACAAGTTGTCACATGCCACCATGTCTCAAAACAGTCTGCCCCTAGAGAAGCCTGCCTATCACAGCCTCTTTAACTGTGACTTCCCTAACACCCGCCTTGATGCACTAGAAAGTGGTGGGCTCTCCAACCTGGGGCCTGATTTTGATTTCAGCACCACGCGCCCCGTGGACAGCTCCTCTCATGCAGACCTTCTTTTAGAAGCCGTGTCCGGAGGAGGAGAGGCGCTGGCTGATTGTCCTTCACTCCCACATGTGAACCACGGAGAGGACGGTGACTTCCGCTGTGTCCCTTCGCTGTCTTCTCATCACCTGGAGCAGGATCACAATCTCGGCGACACATTGTCTGTGTTTGACGGGACGGAGAGGAGGCTGTCGCACGAGGAGTGTCGGAAAATCGAGCTGACAGACTGGGAGTGGTGCAGGAGTAAATCAGAGAGAACACCCAGACAG CGGTCATCTGGTGGTCTGTCAATCCCCCTGTGCGCCTTTCAGGGCACTGTATCTCTGCAAGCACCCACAGGGAAgaccctctctctttccacctATGAAGTCAGCAGTGATGGACTCAAAATCTCCCCCAACAATGCCAAGAAG GTGGAAGTGTATCGCTCCAAATCAGTTGGCCACGAGCCCAATGCAGACGACCCAGCATCGGGAGGCCAGGCTGGAGACGTGAATGTCAGCAGTGTAGGGATGGGCATGGGGATCGGAATGGAGATGGGTATAGGAGCTGGTGTGGGGGACACTAACGTCAAAATCCACCTTGAGGTTCTGGAGATCTGTGACAACGAGGAGGCCATGGACAGCGTATCCATCATCTCCAACATCAGTCAGTCCTCCACCCACGCCCGCTCGCCGTCGCTGCGGTACTCGCGAAGGGAGAACCGTTTTGTCTCCTGCGACCTGGGCGAGACGGCCTCCTACTCTCTGCTCATTCCCAGCGGTGGCAACCCAGAGGCAGAGACCATCAATATCACTATACCTGACACTGTGGAGGCTCACCGGCTGAACAGCCGACGGCAGACGCAGGAGAGCTCTGGATATCGTGAGGAGATACAGCTGCTCAATGAGGCTTACAGAAAGCAAGCTGGGGAGACAGaagagtga